A stretch of the Malus domestica chromosome 08, GDT2T_hap1 genome encodes the following:
- the LOC103441344 gene encoding protein KAKU4-like isoform X6 — protein sequence MATAATSRSRRALDSRSGGKIVRPRRYAGARTPYDRPRFVNPAPPENPNWFSRLIYSPTRKIASGAGKIISSVFGPDSSSSSEDGTDDEADDDNEDISTQEDDGLNKRNGTSEEIKFLEKEPPATLGKSNKKHVIEQLLMQETFSREECDRLIKIIKSRVVGFTNAEGAENTRPDVESPVMEAKKWLSEKRLGSTSKPVLDHGTHTLSALMFPQGGEDEGGSPVDVAKVYMRARPPWASPSIKHGELRSPSSIGMQLFNEETPYSTVGNSVSTSKLKRDAPATGSWNIQEEIRRVRSKATEELLRSLPSTRIDWSTSALEKRSVLGSFPGGQREDDVGDKLHNSKNAVVSEKTQYGLQKEDLPLPDSDAASMGGKGDASCSQNALEEMLSSGQRLEASEDIKTAPSDVGAGDFDGHKDTNGSEQQNSVVGGTIQDSKLHDVTCLTTEATASRSAYTTNGFRSSVADLSAQLGTEENSMLNGESNPVSLNDNREFLNEPTGEVTNKNGNDIGATKENDGAHLNEATFEVHELIENYIDVTKDNDFVASGSQNSSSMPNELSQELTQPSPVAKTDIVVEKQKGKRPTRSNRRGRSRGK from the exons ATGGCCACCGCCGCCACTTCCAGATCTCGCCGAGCACTAGACTCCCGATCCGGCGGCAAAATTGTCCGCCCTCGACGGTACGCCGGTGCTAGGACTCCCTACGACCGGCCTAGGTTTGTCAATCCCGCACCACCCGAAAACCCTAATTGGTTCTCCCGGCTCATCTACTCGCCTACTCGTAAGATTGCCAGCGGCGCCGGGAAGATTATTTCCTCCGTCTTTGGTCCtgactcttcttcctcctcag AGGATGGGACTGACGATGAGGCTGATGATGATAATGAAGATATTTCGACCCAGGAAGATGATGGATTGAATAAG AGGAATGGGACATCAGAAGAGATCAAGTTCCTTGAGAAGGAGCCCCCAGCAACACTAGGGAAGAGCAACAAGAAGCATGTAATTGAACAACTACTTATGCAGGAGACCTTCTCGAG GGAAGAATGTGATAGATTAATAAAGATTATTAAATCGAGAGTCGTAGGTTTTACCAATGCTGAAGGTGCAGAGAATACAAGACCAG ATGTAGAGAGTCCTGTTATGGAGGCAAAAAAATGGTTGAGTGAGAAGAGATTGGGATCAACTTCAAAGCCAGTTTTGGATCATGGAACCCACACCTTGAGCGCTCTTATGTTCCCACAA GGTGGTGAAGACGAAGGTGGTTCACCGGTGGATGTGGCCAAAGTGTATATGCGGGCACGTCCTCCATGGGCATCTCCTTCTATTAAGCATGGAGAACTGAGATCTCCGTCATCAATAGGGATGCAACTTTTCAACGAAGAAACCCCATATTCAACTGTTGGCAATTCTGTGTCTACATCCAAG CTGAAAAGGGATGCCCCTGCTACAGGGTCCTGGAATATTCAGGAGGAAATACGAAGAGTGCGATCTAAGGCAACAGAAGAACTCCTGAGGTCCCTACCTTCTACAAGAATTGATTGGTCCACATCTGCTTTAGAAAAAAGAAGTGTCTTGGGTTCTTTTCCGGGTGGCCAACGAGAAGATGATGTGGGAGATAAACTTCACAATTCTAAAAATGCCGTAG TTTCGGAGAAGACACAATATGGATTGCAGAAAGAAGATTTGCCACTGCCG GATTCAGATGCTGCTTCTATGGGTGGCAAGGGTGATGCTTCTT GTTCTCAGAATGCCTTAGAAGAGATGTTAAGCTCTGGACAACGACTCGAAGCATCTGAAGATATCAAGACTGCTCCCAG TGATGTTGGTGCTGGTGATTTTGATGGACATAAGGACACTAATGGGTCTGAACAACAAAATTCAGTGGTCGGAGGAACCATACAAG ATTCAAAATTACACGATGTAACGTGCTTGACAACAGAAGCGACTGCATCAAGAAGTGCTTATACCACAAATGGTTTCCGTTCTTCAGTAGCTGA TTTGTCAGCACAGTTGGGCACAGAAGAAAACTCCATGCTCAATGGGGAAAGTAATCCAGTCAGTTTAAATGATAACCGTGAGTTTTTGAATGAACCTACTGGCGAGGTCACCAACAAAAACGGAAACGATATTGGTGCCACAAAGGAAAACGATGGCGCACATTTGAATGAAGCTACTTTTGAGGTCCACGAACTGATTGAAAATTATATTGATGTCACGAAGGACAATGATTTCGTTGCCAGTGGCTCCCAAAACAGCTCTAGCATGCCCAATGAGTTATCACAGGAGCTGACCCAGCCAAGCCCGGTAGCCAAGACTGACATTGTTGTGGAGAAGCAGAAGGGAAAGAGACCAACTAGATCCAACAGGAGAGGCAGGTCGCGGGGCAAATGA
- the LOC103441344 gene encoding protein KAKU4-like isoform X5: protein MATAATSRSRRALDSRSGGKIVRPRRYAGARTPYDRPRFVNPAPPENPNWFSRLIYSPTRKIASGAGKIISSVFGPDSSSSSEDGTDDEADDDNEDISTQEDDGLNKRNGTSEEIKFLEKEPPATLGKSNKKHVIEQLLMQETFSREECDRLIKIIKSRVVGFTNAEGAENTRPDVESPVMEAKKWLSEKRLGSTSKPVLDHGTHTLSALMFPQGGEDEGGSPVDVAKVYMRARPPWASPSIKHGELRSPSSIGMQLFNEETPYSTVGNSVSTSKLKRDAPATGSWNIQEEIRRVRSKATEELLRSLPSTRIDWSTSALEKRSVLGSFPGGQREDDVGDKLHNSKNAVVSEKTQYGLQKEDLPLPDSDAASMGGKGDASCSQNALEEMLSSGQRLEASEDIKTAPSDVGAGDFDGHKDTNGSEQQNSVVGGTIQVSDSKLHDVTCLTTEATASRSAYTTNGFRSSVADLSAQLGTEENSMLNGESNPVSLNDNREFLNEPTGEVTNKNGNDIGATKENDGAHLNEATFEVHELIENYIDVTKDNDFVASGSQNSSSMPNELSQELTQPSPVAKTDIVVEKQKGKRPTRSNRRGRSRGK from the exons ATGGCCACCGCCGCCACTTCCAGATCTCGCCGAGCACTAGACTCCCGATCCGGCGGCAAAATTGTCCGCCCTCGACGGTACGCCGGTGCTAGGACTCCCTACGACCGGCCTAGGTTTGTCAATCCCGCACCACCCGAAAACCCTAATTGGTTCTCCCGGCTCATCTACTCGCCTACTCGTAAGATTGCCAGCGGCGCCGGGAAGATTATTTCCTCCGTCTTTGGTCCtgactcttcttcctcctcag AGGATGGGACTGACGATGAGGCTGATGATGATAATGAAGATATTTCGACCCAGGAAGATGATGGATTGAATAAG AGGAATGGGACATCAGAAGAGATCAAGTTCCTTGAGAAGGAGCCCCCAGCAACACTAGGGAAGAGCAACAAGAAGCATGTAATTGAACAACTACTTATGCAGGAGACCTTCTCGAG GGAAGAATGTGATAGATTAATAAAGATTATTAAATCGAGAGTCGTAGGTTTTACCAATGCTGAAGGTGCAGAGAATACAAGACCAG ATGTAGAGAGTCCTGTTATGGAGGCAAAAAAATGGTTGAGTGAGAAGAGATTGGGATCAACTTCAAAGCCAGTTTTGGATCATGGAACCCACACCTTGAGCGCTCTTATGTTCCCACAA GGTGGTGAAGACGAAGGTGGTTCACCGGTGGATGTGGCCAAAGTGTATATGCGGGCACGTCCTCCATGGGCATCTCCTTCTATTAAGCATGGAGAACTGAGATCTCCGTCATCAATAGGGATGCAACTTTTCAACGAAGAAACCCCATATTCAACTGTTGGCAATTCTGTGTCTACATCCAAG CTGAAAAGGGATGCCCCTGCTACAGGGTCCTGGAATATTCAGGAGGAAATACGAAGAGTGCGATCTAAGGCAACAGAAGAACTCCTGAGGTCCCTACCTTCTACAAGAATTGATTGGTCCACATCTGCTTTAGAAAAAAGAAGTGTCTTGGGTTCTTTTCCGGGTGGCCAACGAGAAGATGATGTGGGAGATAAACTTCACAATTCTAAAAATGCCGTAG TTTCGGAGAAGACACAATATGGATTGCAGAAAGAAGATTTGCCACTGCCG GATTCAGATGCTGCTTCTATGGGTGGCAAGGGTGATGCTTCTT GTTCTCAGAATGCCTTAGAAGAGATGTTAAGCTCTGGACAACGACTCGAAGCATCTGAAGATATCAAGACTGCTCCCAG TGATGTTGGTGCTGGTGATTTTGATGGACATAAGGACACTAATGGGTCTGAACAACAAAATTCAGTGGTCGGAGGAACCATACAAG TTTCAGATTCAAAATTACACGATGTAACGTGCTTGACAACAGAAGCGACTGCATCAAGAAGTGCTTATACCACAAATGGTTTCCGTTCTTCAGTAGCTGA TTTGTCAGCACAGTTGGGCACAGAAGAAAACTCCATGCTCAATGGGGAAAGTAATCCAGTCAGTTTAAATGATAACCGTGAGTTTTTGAATGAACCTACTGGCGAGGTCACCAACAAAAACGGAAACGATATTGGTGCCACAAAGGAAAACGATGGCGCACATTTGAATGAAGCTACTTTTGAGGTCCACGAACTGATTGAAAATTATATTGATGTCACGAAGGACAATGATTTCGTTGCCAGTGGCTCCCAAAACAGCTCTAGCATGCCCAATGAGTTATCACAGGAGCTGACCCAGCCAAGCCCGGTAGCCAAGACTGACATTGTTGTGGAGAAGCAGAAGGGAAAGAGACCAACTAGATCCAACAGGAGAGGCAGGTCGCGGGGCAAATGA